CATCGCGCACACGATGGGTCGTCACGCCTCGAAGCAGTTCCGCAAGTCCGAGATTTCGGTCGTCGAGCGTCTCATCAACCGCCTGATGCAGACCGAGGAGAACACGGGCAAGAAGCAGAAGGCCCTCGGTATCGTCCGCGAGGCCTTCGAAATCATCGACGAGCGCAGCGACGAGAACCCCGTTCAGATTCTCGTCCGTGCCGTCGAGAATGCGGCCCCGCGTGAGGAGACCGTCCGCCTGAAGTACGGCGGCATCTCCGTCCCGAAGGCCGTCGACGTCGCGCCGCAGCGCCGCGTCGACCAGGCGCTGAAGTTCATCGCCGACGGCGTCGCCTCCACGAGCTACAAGTCGACGACCTCGGCCCCCGAGGCGCTCGCACAGCAGCTTCTCGGTGCGGCGGAGTACGACGTCCAGTCGTACCCCATCAGCCAGAAGGAAGAGCGCGAGCGCGTCGCCGCCGCGGCCCGCTAATCTGCG
This genomic stretch from Haloprofundus salilacus harbors:
- a CDS encoding 30S ribosomal protein S7; this encodes MSETENETPEPEAPADSEEAQTNALLFGVWDVSEIEYSDPSTQRYLNVTPIAHTMGRHASKQFRKSEISVVERLINRLMQTEENTGKKQKALGIVREAFEIIDERSDENPVQILVRAVENAAPREETVRLKYGGISVPKAVDVAPQRRVDQALKFIADGVASTSYKSTTSAPEALAQQLLGAAEYDVQSYPISQKEERERVAAAAR